The following are encoded in a window of Microvirga ossetica genomic DNA:
- a CDS encoding site-2 protease family protein, with protein sequence MDFPGTIYSASTWIVPILLAITFHEAAHAYAAWKLGDDTAYRLGRVTFNPLKHVDLFGTILLPALLFLTKAPFLFGWAKPVPVAFGRLGHPRRDMAIVAMAGPLTNVLLAFASAGFLRIVWVLPEAIAPWLVQTLFQSILLNLILAIFNMFPLPPLDGGRIALSILPNALARPFAKLERFGFLVLLGIIFLLPMLGRSLGTDLNIFRWFVAIPLAWLMPVFRAIAGAPQ encoded by the coding sequence TTGGACTTTCCTGGCACCATCTATTCGGCCTCGACTTGGATCGTCCCAATCCTCCTCGCGATTACTTTCCATGAGGCGGCACATGCCTATGCCGCCTGGAAATTGGGGGACGACACGGCCTACCGTCTGGGCCGCGTCACCTTCAATCCGCTGAAGCATGTGGATCTTTTCGGAACGATCCTGCTTCCGGCCCTGCTCTTCCTGACCAAGGCTCCTTTCCTGTTTGGATGGGCGAAGCCTGTTCCCGTGGCGTTCGGGCGTCTGGGCCATCCGCGCCGCGACATGGCGATTGTCGCCATGGCCGGGCCGCTGACGAATGTGTTGCTGGCCTTTGCCTCGGCGGGTTTCCTTCGGATCGTCTGGGTGCTGCCGGAGGCGATTGCACCCTGGCTGGTTCAGACACTCTTTCAGTCGATCCTGCTGAACCTGATCTTGGCAATCTTCAACATGTTTCCCCTGCCGCCTCTAGACGGGGGCCGCATCGCCCTCAGCATTCTGCCGAACGCACTGGCGAGGCCATTTGCCAAGCTGGAGCGGTTCGGCTTCCTGGTTCTGCTCGGGATCATCTTTCTGCTGCCGATGCTTGGCAGATCGCTGGGGACCGACTTGAACATTTTCCGGTGGTTTGTTGCGATCCCGCTAGCATGGCTAATGCCGGTCTTTCGGGCAATCGCTGGAGCACCGCAGTAA
- a CDS encoding IS481 family transposase encodes MHSLHPQARTTPAVRQEIARSREPTGVLAQRFSVSTETVRKWRKRGAQDCQDHSSRPHKLPWKATEEERAIVCALRQATGFPLDDITFIVTHFLPHLNRDAVYRILKAEGLGRLPAQQHKRKSGTFKDYDLGFVHMDIKHLPKLQTANGERRKRFLYVAIDRCSRWVHLAVKDDELATSAIAFLNEAVRAFPFKITHVLTDRGSCFTADGFEDACRKLKVEHRRTKPYTPQTNGLVERFNGRVQREVLGITIYSHRDLETLLKGFNQAYNQRRQRVLKGRSPEQVVHSRLAAEPKRANRRYKPPDSDALSPALRVVARAKEVSHPDT; translated from the coding sequence ATGCACTCCCTTCATCCGCAAGCCCGCACCACCCCAGCCGTTCGCCAGGAGATCGCCCGCTCGCGCGAGCCCACCGGCGTGCTGGCCCAGCGCTTCAGCGTCAGCACCGAGACCGTCCGCAAGTGGCGCAAACGTGGGGCGCAGGACTGCCAGGACCATAGCAGCCGGCCGCACAAGCTGCCCTGGAAAGCCACGGAGGAAGAGCGCGCCATCGTCTGCGCCCTGCGCCAGGCCACCGGCTTTCCGCTCGACGACATCACCTTCATCGTCACGCACTTCCTGCCACATCTCAACCGCGATGCCGTCTACCGCATCCTCAAGGCTGAGGGCTTGGGACGCCTGCCGGCGCAGCAGCACAAGCGGAAGAGCGGCACCTTCAAGGACTACGATCTCGGCTTCGTGCATATGGACATCAAGCACCTGCCCAAGCTGCAGACCGCAAATGGCGAGCGCCGCAAGCGCTTCCTGTATGTCGCCATCGACCGTTGCTCACGCTGGGTGCATCTCGCCGTCAAGGACGACGAACTGGCCACCAGCGCGATCGCCTTCCTGAATGAGGCGGTGCGTGCCTTCCCGTTCAAGATCACGCACGTGCTCACCGACCGCGGCTCCTGCTTCACCGCCGACGGCTTCGAGGACGCCTGCCGCAAACTGAAGGTGGAGCACCGCAGGACCAAGCCGTACACGCCGCAAACCAATGGCCTTGTGGAGCGCTTCAACGGGCGGGTGCAGCGCGAGGTGCTGGGCATTACGATCTACAGCCACCGGGATCTGGAGACGCTGCTCAAGGGCTTCAACCAAGCCTATAACCAGAGACGCCAACGCGTGTTGAAGGGACGATCCCCCGAGCAGGTGGTGCACAGCCGCTTGGCCGCCGAGCCGAAGCGGGCCAACCGGCGCTACAAGCCGCCCGATTCAGACGCTTTGTCGCCAGCCCTCAGGGTCGTCGCTCGCGCCAAGGAGGTCTCGCATCCAGACACCTAA
- a CDS encoding IS701 family transposase has translation MTGVAIEQMLELWCVELRQVKADLQSLFAHPSVATSAAAFLDGVLGPERRKTGWMRAEAAGDPGPWRQQAVLGRSHWDADALRDMVRDYALETLASPGAVLVIDETGFLKQGQNSCGVGRQYTGSAGKIASCQIGVFAAYVSDKGCAFIDRQLYLPKDWTNKPERRTAAQVPDSLRFVTKPEIAAEMIARALAAGVPFDWVAADTIYGVGAIEMQLRRAGKGYVLGAHATDQFYSWIDKPEVAGTAEQITKALPSETWRRLSAGDGTKGARLYDWAYVELADLEAEEYNQDLTGLWTRGLLIRRTLADEDLAFFSTWCPAGTPIDTLVRVEGQRWAIEDAFETAKTELGLTHNETRSWHGWHRHVSLVMLAFAMMAVVRERANTLTSPQKRSDEAKLQRWCDGLSRKSAAWPHASSNTASSPPS, from the coding sequence ATGACGGGTGTGGCCATCGAGCAGATGCTCGAGCTCTGGTGTGTGGAGTTGCGTCAGGTCAAAGCCGATCTCCAATCCCTGTTTGCTCATCCCAGCGTCGCCACCTCGGCGGCCGCCTTCCTCGATGGGGTGCTCGGCCCGGAGCGGCGCAAGACCGGCTGGATGCGGGCGGAAGCCGCCGGTGATCCGGGACCATGGCGCCAGCAGGCGGTGCTCGGGCGCAGCCACTGGGACGCGGATGCTCTGAGAGACATGGTGCGCGACTATGCGCTCGAGACGCTCGCCTCACCTGGTGCGGTACTGGTGATCGATGAGACCGGCTTTCTCAAGCAGGGGCAGAACTCGTGCGGGGTGGGACGCCAGTACACCGGATCGGCGGGCAAGATTGCCAGCTGCCAGATCGGCGTGTTTGCCGCTTATGTGTCGGACAAGGGCTGCGCCTTCATCGACCGTCAGCTGTATCTGCCCAAGGATTGGACGAACAAGCCCGAGCGCCGCACTGCGGCTCAGGTGCCCGACAGCCTCCGTTTTGTCACCAAACCCGAGATCGCTGCGGAGATGATCGCGCGGGCTCTGGCAGCGGGCGTTCCGTTCGATTGGGTAGCTGCTGACACGATCTATGGTGTGGGAGCTATCGAGATGCAGTTGCGCCGGGCTGGCAAGGGTTACGTGCTCGGCGCTCATGCCACCGACCAGTTCTACTCCTGGATCGACAAACCCGAAGTCGCTGGTACGGCCGAGCAGATCACGAAGGCTCTTCCCTCTGAGACGTGGAGGCGCCTGTCGGCCGGGGATGGCACCAAGGGAGCGCGCCTGTATGACTGGGCCTATGTCGAGTTGGCGGATCTTGAGGCGGAGGAATACAACCAAGACCTCACCGGTCTGTGGACCCGCGGGCTACTGATCCGGCGCACCCTTGCTGATGAGGACCTGGCGTTCTTCTCGACCTGGTGTCCGGCCGGCACGCCGATCGACACGCTGGTGCGGGTGGAGGGGCAGCGCTGGGCGATCGAGGATGCGTTTGAGACCGCGAAGACGGAGTTGGGCCTCACCCACAACGAGACGCGCTCGTGGCATGGCTGGCATCGGCATGTGTCGCTGGTGATGCTGGCCTTTGCCATGATGGCGGTGGTGCGCGAGCGCGCCAACACTCTCACGTCACCCCAAAAAAGAAGCGACGAGGCCAAGCTGCAGCGCTGGTGCGATGGTCTGTCCAGGAAATCCGCCGCGTGGCCACACGCCTCGAGCAACACCGCATCGAGCCCGCCTTCGTGA
- a CDS encoding lytic transglycosylase domain-containing protein, which translates to MFSVHLVACATMFLVLFPGSGSAEPDFNGLEIDVDWQLASLPLPPDLEPITTSAMLDIVSPSRALKDRSAYLPAIAEEAAASGVPPALVDAVVRIESRYDPSAVGSIGEIGLMQVRPKTAALLGFQGTSAELAEPRTNLRYGVGYLAKAWRLADGDLCRALMKYRAGHGSDKMSALSIEYCRRARQHLAAVGTEIGTSTGALAQPVIRTRGNIQRVRSAKRTFSASKASRPHVRERIRLSPLYEAARANRVWSKKHRVGELARQKTRLTRLVPRTSSRTIQWKLAMPKGRVASR; encoded by the coding sequence ATGTTCAGCGTGCATCTTGTTGCCTGCGCGACAATGTTCCTTGTGCTGTTTCCAGGTTCAGGATCAGCCGAGCCTGACTTCAACGGACTCGAAATCGATGTGGATTGGCAGCTTGCGTCGCTTCCCCTGCCGCCTGATCTTGAGCCGATCACAACATCCGCCATGCTCGACATTGTTTCTCCTTCCCGTGCTCTGAAAGATCGCTCCGCGTATTTGCCTGCCATCGCCGAGGAGGCCGCAGCCAGCGGGGTGCCGCCGGCCCTTGTCGACGCGGTGGTGCGGATCGAAAGCCGGTACGATCCGTCTGCCGTTGGCAGCATCGGCGAAATTGGTCTCATGCAGGTGCGACCCAAGACTGCCGCACTGTTGGGGTTCCAAGGAACCTCCGCCGAACTGGCCGAGCCGAGGACCAATCTTCGCTATGGCGTGGGGTATCTGGCCAAAGCCTGGCGGTTGGCCGACGGTGACCTGTGTCGTGCGCTGATGAAGTACCGTGCCGGACACGGCTCAGACAAGATGAGCGCCCTCAGCATCGAGTACTGTAGAAGGGCTCGCCAGCATCTTGCCGCTGTTGGAACTGAGATTGGAACTTCAACTGGGGCGCTTGCACAGCCGGTGATCCGCACGCGTGGCAACATTCAGCGCGTGCGCTCGGCAAAGCGTACGTTCAGCGCTTCCAAAGCTTCTCGTCCCCATGTGAGAGAGCGGATCCGCCTCAGTCCACTCTACGAGGCTGCAAGAGCCAACAGAGTATGGAGCAAAAAACATCGAGTTGGCGAACTGGCACGTCAGAAAACTCGCCTCACCCGGCTTGTGCCCCGGACGTCATCTCGAACGATCCAATGGAAACTGGCAATGCCGAAGGGTCGGGTTGCTTCGCGTTAG
- a CDS encoding IS110 family transposase — protein MQQNSKVFVGLDTSKLKIAVAVAEDGRQGEVRFLGEIDNTPEAVRRLVSKLSGKHRELLFCYEAGPTGYGLQRQISALGHECAVIAPSLIPKRPGERVKTNRRDALTLARLHRAGELTAIWVPDPGHEAVRELVRAREAAMADLREKRQHLQSFLLRHGRIFSGHKPWTRAHARWLSELIFEHPAQYLVLREYRQAIEDAEARLERLNQQVAEVVKTWSMAPVVEAYQALRGVALLTAVTFVAEIGDVRRFESPRQLMAYLGLVPCESSTGERVRRGSITKAGNPRVRRVLIEGAWTYRFPARMSRVLQERQEGLPAIVRAIAWKAQVRLCARYRRLMAAFLWAIGREIEPRSAA, from the coding sequence ATGCAGCAGAATAGCAAAGTGTTTGTCGGTCTGGATACGTCCAAACTGAAGATCGCGGTCGCCGTGGCTGAAGACGGCCGTCAGGGTGAAGTCCGTTTTCTGGGCGAGATCGACAACACGCCCGAGGCAGTGCGGCGCCTCGTCAGTAAGCTCAGTGGCAAGCATCGCGAGTTGCTGTTCTGCTACGAGGCCGGCCCGACCGGCTATGGCCTGCAGCGGCAGATCAGTGCTCTGGGACATGAGTGTGCGGTCATTGCGCCTTCGCTGATCCCCAAGCGCCCGGGCGAGCGCGTCAAGACCAACCGCCGCGATGCCCTGACCCTGGCCCGGCTGCATCGGGCCGGGGAGCTGACCGCCATCTGGGTGCCGGATCCAGGCCATGAGGCCGTGCGCGAGCTGGTGCGGGCGCGCGAAGCGGCCATGGCGGACCTGCGCGAGAAGCGCCAGCACCTGCAATCGTTTCTGTTGCGCCATGGACGGATCTTCTCCGGCCACAAGCCCTGGACCCGAGCGCATGCGCGCTGGCTATCCGAACTCATCTTCGAGCATCCGGCCCAGTATCTCGTCCTGCGCGAGTACCGGCAGGCGATCGAGGATGCCGAGGCGCGATTGGAGCGCCTGAACCAGCAAGTCGCCGAGGTGGTCAAGACCTGGTCGATGGCGCCCGTGGTCGAGGCTTATCAGGCCCTGCGTGGGGTGGCGCTTCTGACCGCGGTGACCTTTGTAGCCGAGATCGGCGATGTACGCCGCTTCGAGAGCCCGCGCCAGCTGATGGCCTATCTCGGTCTGGTGCCGTGCGAGAGCTCGACCGGCGAGCGGGTGCGGCGCGGCAGCATCACCAAGGCGGGCAACCCACGGGTTCGCCGGGTGCTGATCGAGGGCGCCTGGACCTATCGCTTTCCGGCCCGGATGAGCCGCGTGCTGCAGGAGCGCCAGGAGGGCTTGCCAGCGATCGTGCGGGCCATTGCCTGGAAGGCGCAGGTGCGGCTGTGCGCGCGGTATCGCCGGCTGATGGCGGCCTTCCTGTGGGCGATCGGGCGCGAGATCGAGCCGCGCTCGGCCGCATAA
- the minD gene encoding septum site-determining protein MinD, with translation MKKSRPKHTKTKTKVRQGRVLVVTSGKGGVGKTTSTAALGTALALSGQKVALVDFDVGLRNLDLVMGAERRVVFDLINVIKGEAKLAQALIRDKRLDTLALLPASQSRDKDSLTEDGVASVIAELRAQFDWVICDSPAGIEKGAILAMRHADVAVVVVNPEVSSIRDADRIIGMLDAKTAKAEHGQPIEKHLLLTRYDPVRARRGEIMSVENVLEILSIPLLGIVPESGEVLRSSNVGAPVPLGSPGSAPAQAYLEAARRLTGADSVIVVADRPSLISRWFNRTAA, from the coding sequence ATGAAGAAGTCAAGGCCAAAGCACACCAAGACAAAGACAAAAGTCCGACAGGGCAGGGTGCTCGTCGTCACCTCCGGCAAGGGCGGCGTCGGCAAGACCACGTCCACAGCAGCACTGGGCACTGCGCTGGCACTGAGCGGGCAGAAGGTGGCTCTGGTCGATTTCGATGTCGGGCTACGCAACCTCGATCTGGTCATGGGTGCCGAGCGACGCGTGGTCTTTGATCTGATCAACGTCATCAAGGGCGAGGCCAAGCTCGCTCAAGCGCTCATTCGAGACAAGCGCCTCGACACCCTCGCACTTCTGCCGGCTTCGCAGAGCCGAGACAAGGACAGTCTGACCGAGGACGGGGTTGCGAGCGTCATCGCTGAACTGCGGGCGCAGTTCGACTGGGTGATCTGCGACAGTCCGGCCGGGATCGAGAAGGGAGCGATCCTGGCGATGCGGCATGCCGATGTGGCCGTCGTGGTCGTCAATCCGGAGGTTTCCTCGATCCGCGATGCGGACCGCATCATCGGCATGCTGGATGCCAAGACGGCCAAGGCGGAGCATGGGCAACCTATTGAAAAGCACCTTCTCCTCACGCGCTATGATCCCGTTCGTGCCCGGCGCGGCGAGATCATGTCGGTAGAGAACGTGTTGGAGATCCTTTCCATTCCGCTGCTGGGCATCGTTCCAGAGAGTGGAGAAGTGCTGCGCAGCTCAAACGTGGGAGCACCGGTGCCCCTGGGCAGCCCCGGCAGTGCACCGGCTCAGGCCTACCTTGAAGCAGCGCGGAGACTGACCGGCGCGGATAGTGTCATCGTTGTAGCCGATAGGCCGAGCCTGATCAGCAGGTGGTTCAACCGGACAGCTGCATAA
- a CDS encoding site-specific integrase, with the protein MRANHRLAQLWLDALTTELGASAGTIDTYTDDLNCYLVWLDENSLGHDEVSLEPIRDHIAAIDPRGYAGSTMARRITVARGLHKFLIAEDLGLRDPTSNLSSMRRSRKLPFVLSIAETEALLETAHRLEADPSVGLYRQAGYARRAALFETL; encoded by the coding sequence ATGCGTGCAAACCACCGGCTAGCCCAGCTCTGGCTCGATGCTCTGACAACCGAGCTTGGGGCATCTGCCGGCACCATCGACACCTACACCGATGACCTGAACTGCTATCTTGTCTGGCTGGATGAGAACAGCCTTGGCCACGACGAGGTCAGTTTGGAGCCGATCCGCGACCACATCGCAGCTATCGATCCGCGCGGCTATGCCGGATCAACCATGGCCCGACGCATCACGGTGGCGCGCGGCCTGCACAAGTTTCTGATTGCTGAGGACCTCGGTTTGCGCGATCCCACATCCAATCTGTCGTCCATGCGCCGTTCCCGGAAGCTGCCCTTCGTCCTGTCCATCGCCGAGACAGAAGCGCTCTTGGAGACTGCCCACAGGCTTGAGGCCGATCCCTCGGTGGGACTTTATCGTCAGGCCGGCTATGCTCGACGAGCCGCTCTGTTCGAGACCCTCTAA
- a CDS encoding ISNCY family transposase, translating to MTVVSMSAKEFSRLDVLMDLEARRVTVRDACGLLRLKRRQVFRLLKGFRQHGAVCLVSKRRGQPGNNRLPASVRDLVMTIIKERYPDFGPTLATEKLRETHGCPVSRETVRKWMIEDGLWLDRRRRLPSVHQPRNRRERRGELIQIDGSKHWWFENRGPQCTLLAYIDDATSQLMHAAFVPSESTFDYLRETHRYVAAHGRPIAFYSDKHAIFRVSNTAADGGDGMTQFGRALHELNIDILCANTPAAKGRIERSFGTLQDRLVKEMRLAGISTIEAANAFLPGFLADHNRRFAKEPISPSDAHRPVPQDMVLEDIFAWKEERTVTRNLTLQYDKVLFLLEPTELTRPLARQRVTVIDYPDGRLAIRHNGVDLPYRTYDKLRRVTQAAIVENKRLSEVLAYVAQRQQERDEQRSAKAPRRRGQGERHMFKTP from the coding sequence ATGACGGTGGTGTCGATGAGCGCCAAGGAGTTTTCCCGGCTGGATGTGCTGATGGATTTAGAAGCCCGTCGGGTGACCGTTCGGGACGCTTGCGGCCTGCTCCGGCTCAAACGCCGACAGGTCTTCCGGCTGTTGAAGGGCTTCCGGCAGCATGGAGCTGTCTGCCTCGTGTCGAAGCGGCGCGGCCAGCCCGGCAACAACCGGCTTCCCGCGTCAGTCCGCGACTTGGTCATGACGATCATCAAGGAGCGCTATCCAGACTTCGGTCCGACGCTGGCTACTGAGAAGCTGCGGGAGACCCATGGTTGTCCCGTGTCCCGAGAGACGGTCCGCAAATGGATGATCGAAGACGGTCTGTGGCTGGATCGCCGCCGACGCCTTCCTTCGGTTCATCAGCCACGCAATCGCCGGGAGCGCAGGGGCGAACTGATCCAGATCGACGGCTCCAAGCATTGGTGGTTCGAGAACCGTGGCCCACAATGCACGCTTCTGGCTTATATCGATGATGCCACCAGCCAGCTCATGCATGCGGCTTTCGTGCCCTCGGAATCCACCTTCGATTATCTGCGTGAGACCCATCGATACGTCGCAGCCCATGGCCGCCCGATCGCCTTCTATTCCGACAAGCACGCCATCTTCCGGGTCAGCAACACAGCGGCGGACGGCGGCGACGGCATGACCCAGTTCGGACGCGCCCTGCATGAGCTCAACATCGACATCCTCTGCGCCAACACGCCGGCTGCCAAGGGCCGCATCGAGCGCTCGTTCGGCACGCTCCAGGATCGCCTGGTCAAGGAGATGCGGCTTGCCGGCATATCGACGATCGAGGCAGCCAACGCCTTCCTGCCGGGGTTCCTGGCCGATCATAACCGGCGTTTCGCCAAGGAGCCCATCAGCCCCTCGGATGCGCACCGTCCGGTGCCGCAGGACATGGTGCTGGAGGATATCTTCGCCTGGAAAGAGGAGCGCACCGTCACCCGCAATCTGACGCTCCAGTACGACAAGGTGCTGTTCCTGCTCGAGCCCACTGAGCTGACGCGCCCTCTCGCCCGCCAGCGTGTGACGGTGATCGACTATCCGGACGGACGGCTGGCGATCCGGCACAACGGGGTCGACCTGCCATACCGCACCTATGACAAGCTGCGGCGGGTGACGCAGGCGGCGATTGTCGAGAACAAGCGCCTGAGTGAGGTGCTGGCCTATGTGGCGCAGCGTCAGCAGGAGCGGGACGAGCAGCGCTCGGCCAAGGCGCCGCGCCGGCGGGGGCAGGGTGAGCGTCACATGTTCAAGACACCGTAA